One part of the Terrimicrobium sacchariphilum genome encodes these proteins:
- a CDS encoding ABC transporter ATP-binding protein — protein MALELSHITKTFRTGASEVCALEDCSFTVNDGEFVSLIGPSGCGKSTLLYIAAGLEEATSGTVMLDDRALRGPGKERGMVFQNYTLYPWLTVEQNIKFPFRLKANMDYARPNAVIMGEIEYAGHLLEIMGLAQFRNRYPRELSGGMKQRVAIARALTNKPRILLMDEPFGALDAQTREELQELMLLLGLYEKTTTLLVTHDIEEAIYLADRVIVLSARPGRILEEIIVPFPKDRLLDIKLTPEFLALKRRLVDLLHAGGRPSSGRAEILERLGQHFHATTASPVTTTTNQQHP, from the coding sequence ATGGCGCTGGAACTTTCCCACATCACCAAGACCTTCCGCACCGGCGCCTCCGAAGTGTGCGCTCTGGAGGATTGCTCCTTCACCGTGAATGACGGGGAGTTTGTCTCGCTCATCGGGCCATCGGGCTGCGGAAAATCCACGCTGCTCTACATCGCCGCAGGCCTGGAGGAGGCCACCTCCGGCACCGTGATGCTGGACGATCGGGCGCTACGTGGTCCGGGGAAGGAGCGCGGCATGGTCTTCCAAAACTATACGCTCTACCCGTGGCTCACGGTGGAGCAGAACATCAAGTTCCCCTTCCGCCTAAAGGCAAACATGGACTATGCGCGGCCCAACGCCGTGATCATGGGAGAGATCGAGTACGCCGGGCATCTGCTGGAGATCATGGGCCTCGCGCAATTCCGCAATCGCTACCCGCGCGAGCTTTCCGGCGGGATGAAGCAGCGCGTCGCCATCGCCCGCGCCCTGACGAACAAGCCCCGCATCCTCCTGATGGATGAGCCTTTCGGCGCGCTCGACGCCCAGACCCGCGAGGAGCTCCAGGAGCTGATGCTGCTCCTCGGCCTCTACGAGAAAACCACCACACTGCTCGTGACGCACGACATCGAGGAGGCCATCTACCTCGCCGATCGCGTCATCGTGCTCTCCGCCCGGCCGGGTCGCATCCTGGAGGAAATCATCGTCCCCTTCCCCAAGGACCGCCTCCTCGATATCAAGCTCACGCCCGAGTTTCTCGCCCTCAAGCGCCGCCTCGTCGACCTGCTCCACGCAGGTGGGCGTCCCTCCTCCGGCCGGGCCGAAATCCTCGAGCGCCTCGGCCAGCATTTCCACGCCACGACCGCCTCGCCGGTCACCACCACGACAAACCAGCAACACCCATGA
- a CDS encoding ABC transporter permease — protein sequence MSGLLSPRRSIPRPFYWGSAVLGFVVLLCVWQWAAGYYAGQGKQVLFPSPAAVGQVMQNMVRGAATGQEPAARDFQNFATDLRISFFRVTAAFALAALTAIPLGVMIGSYRIGEAFIQPVTEFIRYIPVPALIPLLIVIFGIEETSKIMLIYLGTFFQLMLMVSDEIRRVPYDLVQAVYTMGGTRREAVTEVLLPASWPGIVDALRLCNGWAWSWLIVAELVAANEGMGFRIVKYQRFLQTDKIFFYLVALGVIGLMLDLAFRLFSKIAFRWNVAARN from the coding sequence ATGAGCGGACTCCTCAGCCCGCGACGCTCGATACCGCGGCCCTTTTACTGGGGCTCCGCGGTACTGGGTTTCGTCGTCCTGTTGTGCGTCTGGCAATGGGCGGCGGGTTACTATGCGGGACAGGGAAAACAGGTTCTCTTTCCCTCGCCTGCCGCCGTCGGGCAGGTGATGCAAAACATGGTGCGCGGAGCGGCGACCGGGCAGGAACCGGCGGCACGCGATTTTCAAAATTTCGCCACCGATCTCCGGATCAGCTTTTTTCGCGTCACGGCGGCCTTTGCCCTGGCCGCGCTTACGGCGATTCCGCTCGGGGTGATGATCGGCTCCTACCGTATAGGAGAGGCCTTCATTCAGCCGGTGACGGAATTCATCCGCTACATTCCCGTCCCGGCCCTGATTCCACTCCTGATCGTGATCTTCGGCATCGAGGAAACGTCGAAGATCATGCTGATCTATCTCGGCACCTTCTTTCAGCTCATGCTCATGGTGTCGGACGAAATCCGGCGCGTGCCTTACGATCTGGTGCAGGCGGTTTACACCATGGGCGGCACGCGGCGTGAGGCGGTGACGGAAGTGCTGCTCCCCGCCTCCTGGCCCGGCATCGTCGATGCGCTGCGGCTGTGCAACGGCTGGGCCTGGTCGTGGCTCATCGTGGCGGAACTCGTCGCCGCCAATGAGGGCATGGGCTTCCGCATCGTGAAGTATCAGCGCTTCCTCCAGACGGATAAGATCTTTTTCTACCTCGTCGCGCTAGGGGTCATCGGCCTGATGCTCGACCTCGCCTTCCGGCTCTTCAGCAAAATCGCGTTCCGCTGGAACGTCGCCGCCCGCAACTGA